The DNA region ACTCAAAATCCCCCGCCGCAAGGCGTGCCGGTTCGATTCCGGCCCCGGGCACCACACATTCCAAGCCGCAGGTTGCATTCGCACCCTGCGGCTTTTTCGTGGCCGAACGTTGCGCGACATCCCGGCGCGCAACGAGGCCGCGCCGTGCTGGACCGTCGCACGCCCCTCACCGCGAGGCAGGCACCGCCGAGCCCTGCGGAGCCCCAACGCCTTCGCGCCCCGGGGCCGTGGGCGAATCCCCTTGCTGAGGCGCGGTTCGCTGCACTGGATCGCTGCCCGAAGGGCCACCCGTCTGCTGGGCTCCCTGGCCCGCGGCGGGCGCTCCACCGGTTCCAGCGGGGGCGTCCAACCGGTCTTTCGGCGCCATCACGTTGAAGGCGATGACGATGGCGAGAGCCACCGCTGCGCCGATGGCGGCCATGCGGAAGGCCCTGAGGTTGTCCCGTACGCTGGTGGGACGCTTCGGCCCCTGGGAGGTGTTCACGGTCTCGGAAGGTCGCTGGGGATCGCTCATCGCTGACTCCTGAAGTGAGCTGGCCGAAAGGGCTCGGCTGGTGCCAGCGTCCTCATCCCATAGACATCCACGCGCTAAGGAGCGCAGCGCCTGCGGTGGTTTTACGCAGCCGGGGCGGCCCTGCTGCGCAGATAGGGAGGCTTGTCTGCTGGTTCGGGTGGCGCGCCAGGCACGTCGGGTTCCACGGGCTGGTCAGCGGGCAGGCGGGATGAAGGCAGATGCGGCTTGGCCGGCACGCTATCGGGCGTGTGCTGGTTGCAGGCTGCCGGTCGCCGGTGCGGTAGCCAGGGTGTTGTGCGCGGAAGCCTCGACGGCTTCCACAGCGGTCGGAAGGACTTGACCGTATTCCACTGCGCGCTTCCTCACAGGCTGCCCATGACCGACGCGGCCACGTAGGCGATCCCGAGACTGGAGAACAGCACGAATCCAGCCATGACAGTCAAAACTTCTTTCATATGCTCATTCCTTCAATAGGACAGACCATCGGAAGCAGGCTTTGACTGGCATCCACCGACGCTGAAGAACTGTTGCGTTGCCGGCCCTCTCACCGCAGGCTGGCCGACCCTTTCCGTCCGTGGAGCCCGCCGGCCCGAGCCGGAGTGCTGGCCCGGCCGCGTGTGCCGCCGTCGTGACCGATGGCCGCCCGTGGTGCCCAAAGGCACCCGACTGCCGCTCCGCCGCTTCCTGGCATGCGAGGTCTCCTGTGTTCGAGGTCTTGCTTTTTTCTGCGGAAGACACACCCAATGCGTGCCCTCTTGCGATGACCGATACGGTAACGGCCGTGCGTGTCAGCGCCATGTAGGACGAATGCGAAACGCGCGTACGACCGGGCCGCCATCAACACCCTGCGCACAAGGTGCGGGCCCACCAAATAAGAACGGCCGCCTCGCCCAGCGAAGCGGCCGTAGTTCAGCCCGCAATTACGGGCTGATAAACGCTGGCGCGCAGCTCAGTTGTTGCTGCGCTTGATCACCTGCCGGCCTGCATCGGTGATGGCGAGATCGCCAGCGGGCGTCTTGCCGATGAAGCCCCACTCCACCAACCGTCCGGACAGGTGGTGCTTCAGCGCCTGGGGCACGCTCATGGCCTGGCCCAGTTCGAGCTGCTTGAGGGCTTCGATTTCATCCACGGTGGGCTCGAACGTCGGTGCGTGGTAAGTGGATTCAGTGACCATGGATGTTCTCCTTCTTGGGTTGCAGAGGTCGCGAAGCCGGAGCCGCGCCGCCGGGTTGCGTTGACACACCCAGCCGGCCGTCCAGCCGCGCCCACAGGGTAGCCCCGCCCCGGCGGGGGCGCAATCGGCCGGGGGCCCGCATATCTCAAGTCGCGGCCATGTCCTGCAGCCAGTGGGCAAAGGCCGAGAGCACGGGTGGCTGCGGTTGCGCCGGGCTCACCAGGTAATAAGCGCGCTCGCCCCGCAGCGGCCGTGCACACGCAACCACCAGGTCACCCCGGGCGATCTCGGCCTCGATCAGCAGCGGCGGCATCAGCGCCACGCCCAGGCCGTGCGCGGCAGCCACGGCCAGCATCGAGAACAGCTCGTACCGCGGGCCATCGAGCGCGCGCGGCGCGTCGACTTCCATGGCCTCGAACCACTGCCGCCAGCCATACGGCCGCGTGCTCTGCTGCAGCAGCGGGAGCCTGGCGACCACCGGGGGCGCCACCGGCTGGTGGGCGCGGCCGGGGCCACGGGGGGCGGCGGCTTCCAGCAGGCGCGGACTGCACACCGGGACCACATCCTCATGCATCAGCAGCTGCGCCTGGACACCAGGCCAGTTGGCGACCTGGTCGGCCGTGCCGGCGTACAGCGCCGCGTCGAAGGAGGTGTCGGCAAACAGAAAGGGGCGGGTCTGCGTCTCGATGTGGACGACGATGTCAGGATGCCGCTGTGCCAGTTGCGGCAGGCGCGGGATCAGCCAGCGCGTGGCGAACGTGGGCACGGCGGCCAGGGACAGCGCCCCGCCCCGGCCCTGGTGCGCCATCACGTCCAGCGTATCGCGTTCCAGGCCTTGCAGCCACCGCGCCACCTGGCGGCCGTAGTGCGTGCCGGCGGGCGTCAGCACCATGCCATGGCGCGTGCGCTTGAACAGCTGAACGCCCAGAAACTCCTCCAGCGCCTGGATCTGGCGCGACACGGCGCTTTGCGTGAGCACCAGCTCCTGCGCCGCACGCGTGTAGCTCTGGTGGCGGGCGGCGGCTTCGAAACAGGCCAGCGCCTGGGTGGACGGAAGATGGCGATGCATGCGTTCATGCTAGCCCAGATATTCGTACCGAGCATGTCTGGATGAGAACAAGGCGTTTGCGGTGGGCACCAGTGCTGCGTACGATGGCTCTCATTCACGCTGACCATGCACCTTCCGCATGCAACGCCCCTTCATCTGAACCGGAGACATCTGCATGGCCCACGCCGCCTTCCAATGGGACGACCCCTTCCTGATCGAACAGCAACTCACCGACGACGAGCGCGCGATCCGCGACGCCGCCGCGGCCTATTGCCAGGACAAGCTGGCTTCCCGTGTGCTGGAACAGTTCCGCCATGAGAAGACCGACGTGTCCATCTTCCGCGAGATGGGCGAAGTGGGCCTGCTCGGCCCCACGATCCCCGAGCAGTACGGCGGCCCCGGCCTGTCGTACGTGGCCTATGGCCTGATTGCCCGGGAGGTGGAGCGTGTCGATTCGGGCTACCGCTCCATGGCCAGCGTGCAAAGCTCGCTGGTGATGGTGCCGATCAACGAGTTCGGCACCGAGGCGCAGAAGCAGAAGTACCTGCCCAAGCTGGCCAGCGGCGAATGGATCGGCTGCTTCGGCCTGACCGAGCCCGACCACGGCTCCGACCCCGGCAGCATGGCCACCCGCGCCTACAAGACGGCCGGCGGCTACAAGCTCAAGGGCAGCAAGATGTGGATCACCAACAGCCCCATCGCCGACGTGTTCGTGGTCTGGGCCAAGGAAGTGTCCGAGGGCGGCGCCGTCGGTCCGATCCGCGGCTTCGTGCTTGAAAAAGGCATGAAGGGTCTCACCGCCCCTGCCATCCACGGCAAGGTGGGCCTGCGCGCCTCCATCACCGGCGAGATCGTGATGGACGACGTTTTCGTGCCCGAAGAGAACGCCTTCCCCGAAGTGCAGGGCCTCAAGGGCCCCTTCACCTGCCTGAACAGCGCGCGCTACGGCATTGCCTGGGGCGCCATGGGCGCAGCCGAGTTCTGCTGGCACACCGCGCGCCAGTACACGCTGGACCGCAAGCAGTTCGGCCGCCCGCTGGCTGCCAACCAGCTCATCCAGAAGAAGCTGGCCGACATGCAGACCGAGATCGTGCTGGGCCTGCAGGCCGCGCTGCGCTTCGGCCGCATGAAGGACGAAGGCATCGCCTCGGTCGAAGGCACCTCCATCATCAAGCGCAACAACTGCGGCAAGGCGCTGGACATCGCCCGCATGGCCCGCGACATGATGGGCGGCAACGGCATCAGCGACGAGTTCGGCGTGGCGCGCCACCTGGTGAACCTGGAAGTGGTGAACACCTACGAAGGCACGCACGATGTGCACGCGCTGATCCTGGGCCGCGCCCAGACGGGCATCGCCGCGTTCGCGTGACATCCCCCTGAGGCGCAACCGCTCGTTGCTTCCGCCAGAGGCGGCAGCCCTTCGGACCGTCCAAGCCTGCACTGGCAGGCTTGGAGCCAAGGCCCTCAGCCCCTTCTCTCGGCTTCGCCGGGGGACGACACCGTCGCTGCGGGGCGGCCCTTGCTTGGCGTCACTGGCTTGGAGACACGCCCATCTCAAGCCGCATGCCAATTTCAGACGTTTTTGGCCTCTAGCGCTCTATATATAAGCGCTAGTAGCTATCAATTCAATAGCACACCAACCCCATGACCACCCCCATCCCGAACGCAGGCGCCCTCGCAGGCATCAAGGTGCTCGACCTCTCCCCGCGTGCTGGCCGGTCCATGGTGCACCCAGATCCTGGCCGACCTGGGCGCGGACGTGGTGAAGGTGGAGCGCCCCGGCGCCGGCGACGACACACGCCACTGGGGCCCACCCTTCCTCAAGGACGCCGACGGCAACGACACCAGCCAGGCCAGCTACTTCACCGCCTGCAACCGCAACAAGCGCTCGGTCACCATCGACATGGCCACGCCACAGGGGCAGCAGCTCATCCGGCAGATGGCGCAGCAGGCCGATGTGCTGGTGGAGAACTTCAAGGTCGGCGGCCTTCAGCAGTACGGCCTGGACCACGAGAGCCTGCGGGCCCTCAACCCGCGCCTGATCTACTGCTCGGTCACAGGATTCGGGCAGAACGGCCCATACGCCGAGCGCGCGGGCTACGACCTGATGGTGCAGGCCATGACCGGCCTGATGAGCATCACCGGCCGCGCGGATGATGCACCCGGCGGCGGCCCGCTGCGCGTGGGCGTCGCGGTGATCGACCTGTTCACCGGCCTGTACGCCAGCAACGCCATCCTGGCTGCGCTGCACGTGCGCGACAACGCCACCACCGGCACAGGCCAGGGCCAGCACATCGACATGGCCCTGCTGGACGTGGGCATGGCGGTGCTGGCCAACCAGGCGGCTGGCTTCCTCGCCACGGGCGACGCGCCCGGGCGCATGGGCAACAGCCACCCGAGCCTCGCGCCCTACCAGGACTTTCCCACGCAGGATGGCAACATGCTGCTGGCCATCGGCAACGACGGGCAGTTCCAGCGTTTCTGCGCCGCGGCCGGCCAGCCCCAGTGGGCCACCGACCCGCGCTATGCGACCAACACGCTGCGCGTGAAGCACCGCGCCGACCTCATACCCGCCATGGAGGCCGTGACCCGCACCCGCACCACGGCCGACTGGATCGCGCTGCTGGAAGACAAGGCCGTGCCCTGCGGCCCCATCAACACCGTGGCGCAGGCGTTCGACGACCCCCAGGTGCAGGCGCGCGGCCTGGCCGTGACGCTGCCCCGCTGGGGCGATGGCCCGGCGCCGGACGGCGTACAGCACATCACCGGCGTGGCCAGCCCGCTGCGTCTGTCGGCCACGCCGCCGGTGCTGCGCAACGCGCCGCCGGCCCTGGGCCAGCACACGAACGAGGTGCTGGCCGAGCTCGGCGCCGACGCCGCACAGATCGCCCGCTGGCGTGCCGCCGGCGTGGTCTGAAGGCGCCCACCCCGCCTGCCGGAATAAAAGGCTGCAAATACCACGTACCGGCCTGCGCCACAACGTGGTTATCCCAAAGAAATGTGCAAAAAGTGCGTGCAGCCACTAAACTGCCCGCCCCGCCGCTGCCACCCAGGCACTGACCGGCGCTTCTACACATAGGTTTCTTGATGGGAAAAACTCCGACCTCCATGCCCGCAGGGGCCAGGCTCTGGCTCGCCCTGCTCGGGTTGGTCATTCTGGCTGCCGGGCTGTTCCTCGCGTACTACGGCGCCCAACTGCTGTCGCTCGGCGGGAGCATCTATTTCGCCGTGGCTGGCGCCGCCTTCACGGTGGCTGGCGCGCAGATCGTGCGCGCCAAGCCGTCGGGCGCGCTCCTCTTCGGGGCCGCGCTGCTCGGCACGGCGGTCTGGGCCGTGGCCGACGTCGGCCTCGACTTCTGGCCGCTCATCTCGCGCCTGATGATCCTGGCCGCGGTCGGCATCGTGGTGGCGCTGTCGTTCCCGCTGCTGCGCCGCGCAGCCGGCCTGGCGCCCGCACGCGGCCCGGCCCACGCCACGGCCCTGGTGCTGGCTGTCGTGTGCGCCGCCGCCACCTGGGGCATGTTCCAGCCGCACGCCGTGGTCGCAGCGCAAGGCCCCGGCCCGACGCTGACGCCCGTGGCGCCAGGTGCC from Paracidovorax wautersii includes:
- a CDS encoding LysR substrate-binding domain-containing protein — translated: MHRHLPSTQALACFEAAARHQSYTRAAQELVLTQSAVSRQIQALEEFLGVQLFKRTRHGMVLTPAGTHYGRQVARWLQGLERDTLDVMAHQGRGGALSLAAVPTFATRWLIPRLPQLAQRHPDIVVHIETQTRPFLFADTSFDAALYAGTADQVANWPGVQAQLLMHEDVVPVCSPRLLEAAAPRGPGRAHQPVAPPVVARLPLLQQSTRPYGWRQWFEAMEVDAPRALDGPRYELFSMLAVAAAHGLGVALMPPLLIEAEIARGDLVVACARPLRGERAYYLVSPAQPQPPVLSAFAHWLQDMAAT
- a CDS encoding acyl-CoA dehydrogenase produces the protein MAHAAFQWDDPFLIEQQLTDDERAIRDAAAAYCQDKLASRVLEQFRHEKTDVSIFREMGEVGLLGPTIPEQYGGPGLSYVAYGLIAREVERVDSGYRSMASVQSSLVMVPINEFGTEAQKQKYLPKLASGEWIGCFGLTEPDHGSDPGSMATRAYKTAGGYKLKGSKMWITNSPIADVFVVWAKEVSEGGAVGPIRGFVLEKGMKGLTAPAIHGKVGLRASITGEIVMDDVFVPEENAFPEVQGLKGPFTCLNSARYGIAWGAMGAAEFCWHTARQYTLDRKQFGRPLAANQLIQKKLADMQTEIVLGLQAALRFGRMKDEGIASVEGTSIIKRNNCGKALDIARMARDMMGGNGISDEFGVARHLVNLEVVNTYEGTHDVHALILGRAQTGIAAFA